ATATCGCCAAACCTATTATTCGCGATCAACTGTTGCTTGCGGCTCAGCGAATGGCTCAGGTGTTAGAGCAAGCGGCCGCAAAGGATCGTGCTCGCGCAGAATAAACTGCAACGGCGCTTCGGTTTGTGACCAGGCGCCCGCTTCAAGAGACAGATTCCACTGCTCTACCGGCACCTCATCTCCTGCCGAATAAATAGTCACTTGCAATTGCTCTGGGGCCTCCGGCACCAACACAACATGCAGTTGGTAAGGCAAGCGTTGCTCTCCCAAACTTAAATTTACCCGTTGACCATGATCGTGCATCGGCCGATCGACTGTTACAGGCAACCACGCATCCTTGTTTTCAGAATCCTCTCCCGAGGGTAAAAAGCGAGCTTCGAGTTGTAGAAAACGAATCGGCTCAAGCACTAACGCTGCCGGTGCTTCGTCTTCCAATGGCTCCCCTTCTGCATTTAGAACCGTATCAACCATTTCGAGCGAATCGGCTTGAATACGTAAATTCGATTCTAAGTGAACTTGCTGCCCCGCCTCATTAAGGAAATAACAACGGCGCGGCGAGCGATAACCTTCGAAACCATTCTCAAGAGCTTTCCAGCGCACTTCACAACCTTGCAAACGCTCATAAGCAGACAAATTTATGGGTCCCATCGGAAGCGGTTGCTCTACCTCAAGTGGATAGGTCACCTGCACAATACCCTCACTGCGCGACGGTAGAGAAAAGGTAAGTAACTGTCGACGATACGGCGTTAGTTCCTGATCTAGGAATGCTTGCTCTACGATCACAGCCGGGGCTCCTGAGGTAGTCGTGGTTCGATATCCTCGTTGTACTACCGGAGGAAAGTTACCGACATCTTCAGGATGAAAAAAAAGAGGATGAAAGTTAGAATAGTCCTCGGCGAGAAGCTCCACTAAGACATTTTGTTGTTCAATACGCGGATCATCCGAGGGCTCAGCATCTTGTGCAGTTGCACTGAACGTGAAAGTTAACGCGGCAGCCCCCCAATACATGATAGGCTTAGACCAACGATAGACAGCGGTGAATTTGAACTGCTTTTTCATAATTTTCGTTTACTCGAACAAAACCGTGACCTAATTGTCTACGTAGTTGTTATGTTGGTGCCGCACTATAGCACAGAGAAATACCACACAGAAATGAGCTGTTAAGGCTCCAAAGGAAAGGTAGTTATTCCAATGAAGTTACACATGTTCAGCACGCAACTGACCGGCTTATTGCTTCTTAGCACTTTATTTGTGTCACCCTTAGCCTCAGGACAGCAAACGAGCACCGAAATATCACTTCCGAGCGAACACACATGGACCTCACTTTCTGTGGTTAATGAGCAGACTTGGTGGGTTGGTAGTGCAGACGGTTATATTTGGACCACTGAGAATAACGGCGATAGCTTCGAAAAGTCGAAACCTACCGGCGAGACCAACCCACTGTATATTCGTCAAATCCATGCCA
This genomic interval from Idiomarinaceae bacterium HL-53 contains the following:
- a CDS encoding CpeT/CpcT family (DUF1001), with protein sequence MKKQFKFTAVYRWSKPIMYWGAAALTFTFSATAQDAEPSDDPRIEQQNVLVELLAEDYSNFHPLFFHPEDVGNFPPVVQRGYRTTTTSGAPAVIVEQAFLDQELTPYRRQLLTFSLPSRSEGIVQVTYPLEVEQPLPMGPINLSAYERLQGCEVRWKALENGFEGYRSPRRCYFLNEAGQQVHLESNLRIQADSLEMVDTVLNAEGEPLEDEAPAALVLEPIRFLQLEARFLPSGEDSENKDAWLPVTVDRPMHDHGQRVNLSLGEQRLPYQLHVVLVPEAPEQLQVTIYSAGDEVPVEQWNLSLEAGAWSQTEAPLQFILREHDPLRPLALTPEPFAEPQATVDRE